The stretch of DNA ACCTTTACGCATGCGTGCGTCCCGTTCGCCATTTTTCTGGAGTACCAAGCCCCGTAAAAAACCCTGGTGCGTTGAACGTTACTATTTTCAGGGAAAACACAGAAGATATTTACGCTGGCATTGAGTGGAAAAGTGGAACCCCAGAAGCTGAAAAAGTGCGCAATTTTCTGGTAAACGAAATGGGAGCCAACATTAGAGAACTTTCTGGCATTGGCATAAAACCCATGAGCCCATTTGGCAGCAAACGCCTCGTGGAAATGGCAGTTGCTCATGCCGTGAAACACAAATGTGAAAGCGTCACCCTTGTTCATAAAGGGAATATTATGAAATTCACCGAAGGTGCTTTCTGCGAATGGGGCTACGAAATTGCCAAAGAAAAATTTGCCGATTTCATTATCACCGAAAAAGAAGTGTGGGAAAAGCACGATGGAAAAGCTCCAAAAGGAAAAGTGGTCATTAAAGATCGCATCGCAGATGCCATGTTCCAAGAGCTTCTGCTCCGTCCAGAAGAACATCATGTGCTTGCTTCATCAAACTTAAATGGCGATTACCTCTCTGATGCTTGTGCAGCGCAAGTGGGCGGCCTTGGTCTTGCGCCAGGTGCAAACATTGGCGACGAAGTGGCGCTGTTTGAAGCAACACACGGTACAGCTCCAAAGCATGCTGGCCATGATCGCGCAAATCCATCTTCTCTTTTGTTGTCAGGAAACATGATGCTGGAATATTTGGGATGGCAAGAAGC from Deltaproteobacteria bacterium CG11_big_fil_rev_8_21_14_0_20_42_23 encodes:
- a CDS encoding isocitrate dehydrogenase (NADP(+)) (Converts isocitrate to alpha ketoglutarate), which gives rise to MSTGTLISKDNNGKLCIPNNPIIPFITGDGIGEDITPVTLKVLDAAVKKAYNGEKKIVWKEIFAGERAQKACGEWLPQATFDAIKKHHVAIKGPLTTPIGGGIRSLNVTLRQVLDLYACVRPVRHFSGVPSPVKNPGALNVTIFRENTEDIYAGIEWKSGTPEAEKVRNFLVNEMGANIRELSGIGIKPMSPFGSKRLVEMAVAHAVKHKCESVTLVHKGNIMKFTEGAFCEWGYEIAKEKFADFIITEKEVWEKHDGKAPKGKVVIKDRIADAMFQELLLRPEEHHVLASSNLNGDYLSDACAAQVGGLGLAPGANIGDEVALFEATHGTAPKHAGHDRANPSSLLLSGNMMLEYLGWQEAADLVISALEKTISQKKVTYDLERQMEGATKLSCSAFGDAIVGNM